In one Podarcis muralis chromosome 7, rPodMur119.hap1.1, whole genome shotgun sequence genomic region, the following are encoded:
- the B3GALT6 gene encoding beta-1,3-galactosyltransferase 6: MKLLRLLCRHKTALGLGGLSLFGVVLLYLAKCTSEGLKPSHGWGLPQQQSPARTGGVSGPHPPAAAPPPPPEESAFLAVLVASGPKYTERRSIIRSTWLSVAGRVPTGDVWFRFVVGTGGLTGEELHTLELEQSRHQDLLLLPDLRDSYENLTAKVLAMFVWLDQHLDFRFVLKADDDTFVRLDVLVEELRAKEPRRLYWGFFSGRARVKSGGKWKENAWLLCDYYLPYALGGGYVVSADLVHYLRLTQDYLNIWQAEDVSLGAWLAPVDVKRVHDSRFDTEYKSRGCNNKYIVTHKQSIEDMLEKHQTLAKEGKLCKEEIKLRLSYTYDWSVPPSQCCQRKDGIP; encoded by the coding sequence ATGAAGCTCCTCCGCCTGCTGTGCCGCCACAAGACGGCTCTGGGACTCGGCGGCCTGTCTCTCTTTGGCGTGGTGCTCCTCTACTTGGCCAAGTGCACCTCAGAAGGCCTCAAGCCCTCCCACGGCTGGGGGCTGCCTCAGCAACAGTCTCCCGCCCGGACCGGGGGTGTGAGTGGGCCTCACCCTCCAGCCGccgccccacctcctcctcccgagGAGAGCGCCTTCCTGGCAGTGTTGGTGGCCAGCGGCCCCAAATACACAGAGCGACGGAGCATCATCCGCAGCACGTGGCTCTCGGTGGCCGGCCGGGTCCCCACCGGAGACGTCTGGTTCCGTTTTGTGGTGGGCACCGGAGGCCTGACCGGGGAGGAACTCCACACCTTGGAGCTGGAGCAGAGCCGCCATCAGGATCTTCTGCTCCTCCCTGACCTCCGAGACTCCTACGAGAACTTGACCGCCAAGGTCCTGGCTATGTTTGTGTGGCTCGACCAGCACCTGGACTTCCGCTTCGTCCTCAAAGCTGATGACGACACATTTGTGCGCTTGGATGTCCTGGTGGAGGAGCTGAGGGCCAAGGAGCCACGCCGCCTCTACTGGGGCTTCTTCTCTGGGCGCGCCCGTGTGAAATCTGGTGGGAAATGGAAAGAGAATGCCTGGCTCCTTTGTGACTACTACCTGCCCTATGCTCTGGGCGGGGGCTATGTGGTTTCAGCCGACCTGGTGCACTACTTGCGCCTCACGCAAGACTATCTCAACATATGGCAAGCTGAAGACGTATCCCTGGGTGCCTGGCTTGCTCCGGTGGATGTGAAGAGGGTTCACGACTCTCGTTTCGACACGGAGTATAAATCGCGGGGCTGCAACAATAAATACATTGTGACTCATAAACAGAGCATTGAGGACATGTTGGAGAAGCATCAGACTCTAGCCAAAGAAGGGAAGCTCTGTAAAGAAGAGATTAAACTCCGACTGTCATACACGTATGACTGGAGTGTGCCTCCTTCACAGTGCTGCCAGAGGAAAGATGGTATACCTTGA